In Quercus robur chromosome 11, dhQueRobu3.1, whole genome shotgun sequence, the following proteins share a genomic window:
- the LOC126706303 gene encoding serine/threonine-protein kinase ATR isoform X4: MANLSSLVHELRERIAATSSTPPTTTTTTAAATSAPNDDALELRFRSVLPNLLHTYVVPSPSANEREVIAVLKLISHTAKNFPGVFYHGKASAILPVIGRILPFFAEPSFRSRHGVIFETIGSLLSLLRSGSREAYRQFFVDAMVVVEDVLYVASLYVDNSNNMESASLNLKCFCESFAGIFSDPDHLGDLPASNKPADGVGIMINLTGKRRWRPFATWIIKLINKCLTDGTLYVEGLIDVSFVSAACSLLCYGDADLHMACFDFARIVGSVINYDIIPHHNLIQSITTILSEDKEGLPVFRNTVYDSSMGGCLNALYSSCADDVVKLTAAELVGVFPQSIWRTKSQELKVALCNAYTRIAKICPPHVWKPESLIRTLCFPEPCFPLIDCFRVALSILGPDRVGGEPINYSGLESLTSSDKSIENLRVGEKRPIQDVVTCKVKRQKLDEDVVASDANVLVESKHTFLVNCETEEKYAIDMHKSLFSFVKYLNSPAVEPDSLSPDVALTALSMLCIAFCRFPETNLSVRIFQQMYAWIPLICEMAKQENSITLDVFIYLEGIHSILLLQSKAMEIIFIKLFKNTDDDADLLHVVLKLPWTHSLVVAEPHHPWKTKCISVQVASKLGPSLKTETDLEILDFSLHDEVEEVRVEAVLSMPVIVLWSGLGLLTHIFRRLELLGKEKNEKVKNIIPLTLGFLSCLYGSCNAVDGLSKSTCKLFLNINNDKQSQTVDYLLQGFWCSKCDRSIAHNPELYSKIIHQPDMQRTEISLDCDFLHLQSLFFKLLYDESSEEVQVACVGVIRRILIHGNTDVLLKTRSEWTKCIEFLLLNRKKAIREAFCSQINSFLEDPILSCLFCDEETPTKIKEQKFLDIIKHALSAAEDPQIFDTLLESTAEIMIAVDIHSQLFLFSLFLLVDQLDNPHVTVRMNASRLIHKSCYFHLKGGFELVLSKVVHIRNELFDYLSLRLASRPKMVKEFAEAVFGVETEELVRKMIPIVLPKLVVSQQDNDQAIETLDELAKYLSTDMVPLIVNWLPKVLAFALHQADGQELLLALQFYLVHTGSDKQEIFAAALPALLDELVCFLDGGDSDEIRKRIARVPQMIKEVARVLTGGEDLPGFLRNHFVGLLNSIDRKMLHAEDTLLQQQALKRIEMLIKMMGSHLSTYVPKLMVLLMHAIDKEPLQSEGLSILHFFIEQLAKVSPSSTKHVISQVFAALIPFLEREKEHPSNNLDKVVKILKELVLKNKVVLKEHIREFPPLPSIPALTEVNKAIQEARGSMTLKDQLRDVVDGLNHENLNVRYMVVCELSKLLNLRREEVTALITAEARSDMDVLSSLITSLLRGCAEESRTAVGQRLKLVCADCLGALGAVDPAKVKGFTCQRFKIECSDDDLIFELIHKHLARAFRAAPDTIIQDSAALAIQELLKIAGCEASLDASAAASMSQKLKDKKSLDNRRGQKLWDRFSNYVKEIIAPCLTSRFQLPNVADSACTGPIYRPNMSFRRWIFNWIRKLTVHATGSRASIFNACRGIVRHDMQTAIYLLPYLVLEAVCHGTEEARHSITEEILSVLDAAASENSGATVHGVSGGQSEVCIQAVFTLLDNLGQWVDDVEQELALSQSFQSSASKQQSSKSKDQSPTSLIDQEQLLVQCKYVSELLTAIPKVTLARASFRCQAYARSLMYFESHVRVKSGSFNPAAERSGVFEDEDVSYLMEIYSWLDEPDGLSGLACLRKSLRLQDQLLINKRAGNWAEVLTSCEQALQMEPTSVQRHSDVLNCLLNMCHLQAMVTHVDGLICRIPQYKKTWCMQGVQAAWRLGRWDLMDEYLSGADEEGLVCSSSECNASFDMDVAKILQAMMKKDQFSVAEKIALSKQALIAPLAAAGMDSYTRAYPFVVKLHLLRELEDFQSLLVDDSFLEKTFDLGDLGFSKVMENWENRLRFAQPLLWAREPLLAFRRLVFGASGLGAQVGNCWLQYAKLCRLAGHYETANRAILEAQASGAPNVQMEKAKLLWSTRRSDGAIAELQQSLLNMPVEVVGSAAISSITSLSLVPLNPPPLVCDTQALNENRDIAKTLLLYSRWIHYTGQKQKEDVISLYSRVKELQPKWEKGYFYMAKYCDELLADARKRQEESDLGPRMVPSASSVGSSNVNTEMRWWSYVPDVLLFYAKGLHRGHKNLFQALPRLLTLWFEFGSFYLRRGSSSNKDLKDLKSVHAKVLSIMRGCLNDLPAYQWLTVLPQLVSRICHQNEEIVRLVKLIITSVLRQYPQQALWIMAAVSKSTVPSRREAAAEIIQAARKGFSQGNSGNNLFVQFASLIDHLIKLCFHAGQPKAKTINISTEFSALKRMMPLGIIMPTQQSLTVSLPTYEVNGIDSLNSNIFSATDLPTISGISDEAEILSSLQRPKKIVLLGSDGSQRPFLCKPKDDLRKDARMMEFTATINRLLSKYPESRRRKLYIRTFAVIPLTEDCGMVEWVPHTRGLRHILQDIYITCGKFDKQKTNPQIKRIYDQCQGKMKEDEMLKNKILPMFPPAFHKWFLNTFSEPAAWFRARVAYAHTTAVWSMVGHIVGLGDRHGENILFDSTTGDCVHVDFSCLFDKGLQLEKPELVPFRLTQNMIDGLGITGYEGIFLRVCEITLSVLRTHRETLMSVLETFIHDPLVEWTKSHKSSGVEVQNPHAQRAISNIEARLQGVVVGVGAAPSLPLAVEGQARRLIAEAVSHKNLGKMYIWWMPWF; this comes from the exons CATTAAGCTTATTAATAAATGCTTAACTGATGGAACTTTGTATGTTGAAGGACTAATCGATGTGTCGTTTGTCTCGGCTGCATGTTCACTTTTATGTTATGGGGATGCTGATTTGCATATG GCATGCTTTGACTTTGCACGCATCGTTGGATCAGTGATAAATTACGATATCATTCCCCATCATAACTTAATCCAGTCAATAACCACCATATTAAGCGAGGACAAAGAGGGGCTTCCCGTATTCAG AAATACAGTTTATGATTCGTCCATGGGGGGTTGTCTTAATGCATTATACTCTAGTTGTGCCGATGATGTTGTGAAGCTAACAGCTGCAGAGTTAGTTGGTGTTTTTCCTCAGTCAATCTGGAGAACCAAAAGTCAGGAGCTTAAG GTTGCCTTGTGCAATGCATACACACGTATTGCTAAAATCTGCCCCCCTCATGTCTGGAAGCCAGAATCTCTTATTCGCACTCTTTGTTTCCCAGAACCTTGCTTTCCACTGATAGATTGCTTTAGAGTGGCTTTGTCTATTCTTGGTCCTGATCGTGTTGGGGGGGAACCAATAAATTACAGCGGTCTAGAATCATTAACATCAAGTGATAAATCAATTGAAAACTTGAGGGTTGGAGAAAAGAGGCCTATTCAAGATGTGGTTACGTGCAAGGTCAAACGACAAAAGTTGGATGAAGATGTTGTGGCTTCAGATGCTAATGTTCTGGTGGAGAGCAAGCATACTTTCTTAGTAAATTGTGAAACAGAAGAGAAATATGCAATTGATATGCACAAAtcacttttttcatttgttaAGTATCTAAACTCTCCTGCTGTTGAACCTGATTCTTTAAGTCCAGATGTCGCTTTGACAGCTCTTAGCATGCTTTGTATTGCCTTCTGTAGATTCCCAGAGACCAATCTGTCAGTCCGCATCTTTCAACAGATGTATGCATGGATCCCCTTGATATGTGAGATG GCAAAGCAAGAAAATTCAATCACACTTGATGTTTTCATTTATTTGGAAGGAATTCACAGCATTTTGCTCTTGCAGAGTAAGGCAATGGAAATAATCTTCATCAAG CTGTTCAAAAATACAGATGATGATGCAGACCTTCTGCATGTGGTACTAAAGCTTCCTTGGACCCATTCTCTTGTGGTTGCTGAACCTCATCATCCCTGGAAAACAAAATGTATCTCTGTTCAAGTTGCATCCAAGCTTGGCCCTAGCTTAAAGACTGAAACTGATCTTGAAATCTTGGATTTTAGTCTTCATGATGAAGTTGAAGAAGTTAGAGTTGAGGCTGTGCTTTCCATGCCTGTGATTGTCCTGTGGTCTGGTCTTGGTTTACTAACACATATATTCAGAAGGCTGGA GTTATTGGGGAAAGAGAAGAATGAGAAGGTTAAGAATATTATTCCCCTTACTCTTGGTTTTTTGTCATGCCTCTATGGATCTTGTAATGCTGTAGATGGTCTTTCCAAAAGCACATGCAAATTATTTCTGAATATAAACAACGACAAACAGAGTCAGACAGTTGATTATTTACTGCAAGGATTCTGGTGTTCAAAGTGTGACAGAAGCATTGCACACAATCCTGAACTATATTCAAAAATTATACATCAACCTGATATGCAAAGGACAGAAATTAGTTTGGACTGTGATTTTCTACACCTACAGTCTCTCTTTTTTAAGCTTCTTTATGATGAGTCATCAGAAGAGGTTCAAGTTGCCTGTGTTGGCGTAATTCGACGGATACTTATACATGGGAATACAGATGTTCTGCTTAAAACAAGATCTGAATGGACTAAATGTATTGAATTTTTGCTTCTTAACAGAAAAAAGGCCATAAGAGAAGCATTTTGTAGTCAGATAAATTCCTTCCTTGAGGATCCTATTTTGTCTTGTCTATTTTGTGATGAGGAGACACCAACTAAAATCAAAGAACAGAAGTTTCTGGACATTATTAAACATGCCTTATCAGCTGCTGAAGATCCCCAGATCTTTGATACTCTTTTGGAATCTACTGCTGAAATTATGATTGCAGTTGATATTCACAGTCAacttttcttgttttctcttttcttgttgGTCGACCAGCTTGATAATCCACACGTGACAGTGAGAATGAATGCGTCAAGGTTAATACACAAATCATGCTACTTTCATCTTAAAGGAGGATTTGAACTAGTCTTATCAAAAGTTGTTCATATTCGTAATGAACTGTTTGATTATTTATCTCTGAGGCTTGCCAGCCGTCCAAAAATGGTCAAAGAATTTGCTGAAGCTGTTTTTGGTGTTGAGACTGAAGAACTTGTGAGGAAAATGATTCCTATTGTTCTTCCAAAGCTTGTGGTGTCTCAGCAGGATAATGATCAAGCAATTGAAACCTTGGATGAATTGGCCAAGTATTTAAGTACTGATATGGTGCCTTTGATAGTTAATTGGCTACCAAAAGTGCTGGCTTTTGCTCTCCATCAAGCTGATGGCCAGGAGTTGCTTTTGGCTTTGCAATTTTACCTTGTTCATACTGGTTCTGACAAGCAAGAAATTTTTGCAGCTGCATTGCCTGCACTCTTGGATGAACTTGTTTGCTTTCTGGATGGGGGTGATTCAGATGAGATAAGGAAAAG GATAGCAAGAGTACCTCAGATGATTAAAGAGGTTGCTAGAGTTCTAACTGGTGGTGAAGATCTACCAggatttttgagaaatcatttTGTTGGCCTCCTTAACAGTATTGATAGAAAAATGCTCCATGCTGAAGACACTTTGCTGCAGCAACAAGCTTTAAAGCGTATTGAGATGCTGATTAAAATGATGGGTTCTCACCTTAGTACTTATGTGCCAAAACTAATGGTTCTTCTTATGCATGCTATTGATAAAGAACCACTGCAAAGTGAGGGTCTCTCCATCTTGCATTTCTTCATTGAGCAGCTAGCGAAAGTATCACCATCTAGCACGAAACATGTAatttctcaagtttttgctGCTCTTATTCctttcttagagagagagaaagaacatcCTTCAAATAATTTGGATAAAGTggtgaaaattttgaaagaacttGTTTTAAAAAACAAGGTTGTCCTAAAGGAGCATATTCGTGAGTTCCCTCCATTGCCCAGTATTCCAGCTCTGACAGAAGTTAATAAAGCTATACAAGAAGCACGTGGATCAATGACTTTAAAGGATCAATTAAGAGACGTTGTTGATGGTTTGAATCATGAGAACTTGAATGTGCGCTATATGGTAGTCTGCGAGTTGAGCAAGTTGCTAAACCTAAGAAGGGAGGAGGTTACAGCTCTAATCACAGCTGAAGCTCGTTCAGACATGGATGTTTTGAGCTCTTTGATCACATCCTTACTAAGAGGATGTGCAGAAGAATCAAGGACTGCAGTAGGACAGCGGCTGAAGCTGGTCTGTGCTGATTGCCTTGGAGCACTAGGTGCAGTTGACCCTGCCAAAGTGAAGGGTTTTACATGCCAGCGTTTTAAGATTGAATGCTCTGATGATGATCTTATCTTTGAGTTGATCCACAAGCATCTAGCCAGGGCTTTTAGAGCTGCACCAGACACCATTATTCAAGACTCAGCTGCATTGGCTATACAGGAGCTTCTAAAAATTGCAGGTTGTGAGGCATCACTGGATGCCAGTGCTGCTGCTTCTATGTCACAGAAATTGAAGGATAAGAAATCTTTGGATAATAGAAGGGGTCAAAAACTATGGGACCGGTTCTCTAATTATGTTAAAGAGATAATTGCCCCTTGCTTGACATCTAGATTTCAGCTTCCAAACGTGGCTGATTCTGCTTGCACTGGCCCAATTTACCGCCCAAATATGTCATTCAGGAGGTGGATATTCAATTGGATAAGAAAATTGACTGTGCATGCAACTGGATCTCGTGCTAGCATTTTTAATGCTTGTCGAGGTATAGTGCGGCATGATATGCAAACAGCCATATATCTGCTGCCATATTTAGTCCTTGAGGCTGTTTGTCATGGTACTGAGGAGGCGCGGCATAGCATAACAGAAGAAATTCTTTCCGTTCTTGATGCTGCAGCATCAGAGAACAGTGGGGCTACAGTTCATGGAGTCAGTGGTGGGCAAAGTGAAGTTTGCATTCAGGCTGTGTTCACTCTTCTTGATAATCTTGGGCAATGGGTTGATGATGTTGAACAGGAACTAGCTCTTTCCCAGTCATTTCAATCATCAGCTTCTAAGCAACAATCATCCAAGTCAAAGGATCAAAGTCCAACTTCTTTGATAGATCAGGAGCAACTCCTTGTACAATGTAAATATGTTTCAGAGCTTTTGACTGCAATCCCAAAGGTGACGCTTGCCCGGGCCTCCTTTAGGTGTCAGGCATATGCTAGGTCTTTGATGTACTTTGAGTCTCATGTGCGGGTAAAGTCAGGTTCTTTCAATCCTGCAGCTGAAAGGAGTGGTGTTTTTGAGGATGAAGATGTTTCATATCTAATGGAAATATACAGCTGGCTGGATGAGCCTGATGGTCTTTCTGGATTGGCATGTTTGCGTAAATCATTAAGGTTACAAGACCAGCTATTAATAAACAAAAGAGCAGGAAATTGGGCAGAAGTTTTAACTTCTTGTGAACAAGCCCTGCAAATGGAGCCTACTTCAGTTCAGAGGCATTCAGATGTCCTTAACTGTTTGCTAAACATGTGCCACCTTCAGGCCATGGTGACTCATGTGGATGGTTTAATTTGTAGGATACCCCAATATAAGAAAACATGGTGCATGCAAGGTGTGCAAGCAGCATGGAGGCTTGGTAGGTGGGACCTGATGGATGAGTACCTTAGTGGAGCTGATGAAGAAGGTTTAGTTTGTAGCAGCTCCGAGTGTAATGCTTCCTTTGACATGGATGTTGCAAAGATTCTCCAGGCAATGATGAAGAAGGATCAGTTCTcggttgctgagaaaattgcACTGTCCAAGCAAGCTCTGATTGCTCCTCTGGCTGCTGCAGGTATGGATTCCTATACACGTGCTTACCCATTTGTTGTGAAACTTCACTTACTACGGGAGCTAGAAGACTTCCAGAGTCTTCTTGTTGATGACTCTTTCTTGGAGAAAACCTTTGATTTGGGTGATCTGGGATTCTCAAAAGTGATGGAGAACTGGGAGAATCGACTTAGATTTGCACAGCCATTACTTTGGGCAAGGGAGCCACTTTTAGCTTTCCGAAGATTGGTTTTTGGTGCCAGTGGTCTTGGTGCTCAAGTTGGGAACTGCTGGCTTCAATATGCAAAACTCTGTCGCTTGGCTGGTCACTATGAAACAGCAAACCGAGCAATTCTTGAAGCTCAGGCTTCAGGTGCACCTAATGTTCAAATGGAAAAGGCTAAGCTTTTGTGGAGTACTAGGCGATCTGATGGTGCCATTGCAGAGTTGCAACAATCTCTCCTCAACATGCCTGTTGAGGTTGTAGGCTCCGCTGCAATATCATCAATTACTAGCCTTTCCCTGGTTCCATTGAACCCACCACCTTTAGTTTGTGATACTCAGGCTTTAAACGAGAATCGAGATATAGCGAAGACCCTTCTCCTCTATTCTAGATGGATCCATTACACAGGGCAGAAGCAAAAAGAGGATGTGATAAGTCTTTATTCCAGGGTGAAGGAACTGCAGCCTAAGTGGGAGAAAGGATACTTCTATATGGCTAAATATTGTGATGAACTGCTTGCTGATGCCAGGAAACGTCAGGAAGAATCTGATTTAGGTCCCAGGATGGTCCCATCAGCTTCTTCTGTTGGTTCTTCAAATGTAAATACTGAGATGCGTTGGTGGTCTTATGTGCCTGATGTACTATTATTCTATGCAAAGGGGCTTCATAGGGGCCACAAGAATCTCTTTCAAGCACTTCCAAGACTTTTAACTCTCTGGTTTGAGTTTGGGAGCTTTTATCTAAGAAGAGGTTCATCATCCAATAAAGATTTGAAAGATTTGAAAAGTGTCCATGCAAAG GTACTGAGTATTATGCGGGGCTGTCTGAATGATTTGCCAGCATATCAGTGGTTAACAGTACTGCCTCAGTTAGTTTCCAGAATTTGCCACcaaaatgaagaaattgttCGATTGGTCAAGCTCATCATCACCTCAGTTCTTAGGCAATACCCACAACAAGCCCTATGGATTATGGCAGCAGTTTCAAAATCCACAGTTCCATCAAGGCGTGAGGCAGCTGCAGAAATCATACAAGCTGCACGGAAAGGGTTCAGCCAAGGAAATAGTGGTAACAATTTGTTTGTTCAGTTTGCAAGCCTGATTGATCATCTAATCAAGTTGTGCTTCCATGCTGGTCAGCCAAAAGCAAAGACAATTAATATCTCAACTGAATTTAGTGCCTTGAAGAGGATGATGCCGCTGGGAATTATCATGCCAACTCAGCAATCTCTTACTGTTAGCCTACCAACATATGAAGTAAATGGCATAGACTCACTTAATTCTAATATCTTTTCTGCCACAGATCTTCCTACAATATCAGGAATATCGGATGAGGCTGAGATTCTTTCATCTCTTCAGAGACCTAAGAAA ATTGTTCTATTGGGAAGTGATGGCAGTCAACGTCCATTCCTCTGCAAACCCAAGGATGACCTCAGGAAAGATGCACGTATGATGGAGTTTACTGCAACTATTAATCGTTTGTTATCCAAATACCCTGAAAGCCGTCGAAGGAAGCTTTACATTCGTACCTTTGCAGTGATTCCTCTAACAGAGGATTGTGGTATGGTAGAATGGGTGCCTCATACTCGTGGACTACGGCATATACTTCAAGACATTTACATAACCTGTGGCAAATTTGATAAGCAGAAAACAAATCCTCAAATTAAACGGATTTATGATCAATGTCAAGGTAAAATGAAAGAAGATGAGAtgctaaaaaacaaaattcttccAATGTTCCCACCAGCCTTTCATAAATGGTTCTTGAACACCTTTTCTGAGCCGGCTGCTTGGTTTAGGGCCCGGGTTGCCTATGCACATACCACTGCAGTTTGGTCCATGGTTGGGCATATTGTGGGGCTGGGTGACCGACATGGTGAAAACATTCTTTTTGATTCTACCACGGGTGACTGTGTTCATGTGGATTTCAGTTGCTTATTTGACAAAGGCTTGCAGTTGGAGAAGCCCGAGCTGGTGCCTTTCAGGCTAACCCAG AACATGATTGATGGGTTGGGCATCACTGGATATGAGGGAATTTTCTTGAGGGTCTGTGAAATCACCCTGTCAGTACTGAGAACACACAGGGAGACCTTGATGAGTGTTCTTGAAACTTTCATCCATGATCCACTCGTGGAATGGACGAAATCTCACAAGTCCAGTGGGGTAGAAGTTCAGAATCCACATGCACAG CGAGCCATCAGCAATATTGAGGCAAGGTTGCAAGGAGTGGTTGTTGGTGTCGGGGCTGCGCCATCTTTGCCTCTAGCTGTAGAAGGCCAGGCTCGTCGATTAATTGCAGAAGCAGTATCACACAAAAATCTTGGCAAGATGTATATATGGTGGATGCCATGGTTTTAA